The sequence TAGAGAATAGAGGCTAGCGAAAAGAATCACGCACTTCGTGCGTCAATATAAGACGGCGAAGCCGTGATATTTCTCCCTAGCCCACCACCTAAAGGTGGCCATGCCCACATAAGTGCTAAAGCACTAAGTGGTCAAAGGTAGATCCTAGATTCTTATCCCTAACCCATACCTAGAGATTGCTTCGGGGTTTTCACCCCTCGCAATGACAAGTTTTCCTTAACCACCAACCACTGTTTACTAACCACTTCCTACTGTCTACTGCCTACTGTCTACTCCCTCATACCTCACACCTCAAAGCGAAGCGACCTCATACCCCCCAAACCACTATTTACTACATTTGCCTCCGTGATTCAAGTTCAGAACGTTTCCAAGTCCTTTGGCGAGCAGGTGCTGCTCGACGGTGCCAGTTTTCTGGTAGCTAGCCATGAACGCGTGGGGCTCGTGGGCCGCAATGGCTGCGGCAAGTCGACCCTTTTCAAGATGATTCTCGGGCAGGAATGTATCGACGGCGGTTCCATCGACATTCCCAAGAACTACACCATCGGCTATTTGCAACAGCACATCAACTTCAAGCACCCGACCGTGCACGAAGAGGCCTGCAGCGTTTTGAAGCCCAACGAAGACGGTTGGCTCGAAGAACACAAGGTAGAAGCGATTCTGTTCGGCCTCGGTTTTGACGAAGAATCGATGCACAAGAGCCCGATGCTTTTGTCCGGCGGTTTCCAGATTCGCCTGAACTTGGCGAAGGTGCTCGCGAGCGAGCCCGACATGCTGTTGCTCGACGAACCGACGAACTACCTCGACATTGTTTCAATGCGCTGGCTCAGCCGCTTTTTGCGTGCCTGGAAGGGCGAAGTACTGCTGATTACGCACGACCACCACTTTATGGACGAGGTCTGCACGCACACGGTTGGCATTCACCGCCACAAGATGCGCAAGGTGAAGGGAACTGTCGAAAAGCTCCGCGAAACCATCGCCGAAGAAGAAGAAGTCGCCCAGCGCACGCAAGAAAACGAGGCGAAAAAGAAGGAACAGCTCGAAAAAGTCATCGAACGTTTCCGCTACAAAGCCGCCAAGGCCGCAATGGTGCAGTCCAAAATCAAGGCCGCCGCAAAGCTCGCAACTGGCGAACGACTCACCCACGAACGCAACCTGGATTTCAGTTTTACCGAAGCCCCCTTCCCCGGCAAGCGCATGCTACAAATCAAGGGGATTTCGTTTGCGTACCCGAACAAAGACGATAACGGGAACGTGCAGGGAATGGGCCCGGAACTCATTACCGATTTGACGATGGAAGTCTTCAAGGGCGACCGCATCGCGGTTATTGGCCCGAACGGACGCGGCAA comes from uncultured Fibrobacter sp. and encodes:
- a CDS encoding ABC-F family ATP-binding cassette domain-containing protein; this translates as MIQVQNVSKSFGEQVLLDGASFLVASHERVGLVGRNGCGKSTLFKMILGQECIDGGSIDIPKNYTIGYLQQHINFKHPTVHEEACSVLKPNEDGWLEEHKVEAILFGLGFDEESMHKSPMLLSGGFQIRLNLAKVLASEPDMLLLDEPTNYLDIVSMRWLSRFLRAWKGEVLLITHDHHFMDEVCTHTVGIHRHKMRKVKGTVEKLRETIAEEEEVAQRTQENEAKKKEQLEKVIERFRYKAAKAAMVQSKIKAAAKLATGERLTHERNLDFSFTEAPFPGKRMLQIKGISFAYPNKDDNGNVQGMGPELITDLTMEVFKGDRIAVIGPNGRGKTTLLNLIAKELEPTVGEISHNPNLQINYFGQTNINRLNLDNTVEEEIATAIEEVSQKSRARGLAGLMMFSGDAALKKVKVLSGGERSRVLLGKILASPCNMLLLDEPTNHLDMESIESLIDALEDYEGTAMVVTHDEELLHAFANRLVVFDGGKCRIFEGSYADFLEKVGWASEKKPGGSESANIKVSNIDVKTDAPSAAPRAKEDRKARADYIAERSKVIKPLEKELARLEAEIAKAEALGGELEAKLVTASESGDGNAITAIAKDMDDNKKNIDQLYEAWEKTTAELEAAKDKYPI